A window of Candidatus Methylomirabilota bacterium genomic DNA:
CGTCATCGTTGACAATGACAGCACGATCAAAGCACTGGTCACAGTAGGCGGTGGTGGGCCTCGCCGGGACAGGGTGTGGGACGTCACCGTGACGAACCCCGATTCATCCTCTGACACGCTGGTCGGCGGACTCACGATCACGCGGCCCTAGTGACGATGCTCATGGCGCGTGGCGATGACTCGCCAGCGAACTCCAGAGTGCCTCGAACCCGCGATCGTGGCCCTAGCCTGAGCGTGGTTGGCTCAGAGCGTCCACTCGTCTGCTCTCTCCTCCCACAACTTCCCTCAATCACTGAAAGATGGATCGGAGAGGGCGGCCTTCCCATCCGTCGGGGATAGGTAGATTCAGAATGTAGAGAATGGTGGCGGCGGTATCGATGGTCACAATGTCGTCCAGGATCTCGTATCCCTCTCGAATCCCCGGCCCGAAGGCAATCCACGGGATGGTCATATCTTCCGGAATGTCTCTGCTGTGGGTCCTATCATGCCCCCCATGATCGGCAGTCAAAATCAGCACGGTCTCAGAGAGAAGTTCACTCTTCTCTAGGGCTTGGAGGAGAATCCCAATCCCCTGATCTACCCGCGACAGGGCGTCAAAATACGGCGGTGTCATCCATCCATAATGGTGCCCTTGCTGGTTAGGGTCGTTGAAGTGGATGAAGAGAAGGTGAGGCCGCTTTGACTCGAGAACCCAGGCTGCCCAAGAGGCTACCTCGGGCGCTGGGGCAGAGATGATTTTTACATGGCGCGGACTTCCCTCCTTCTTCAGGAAAGCGAGCTTGGGCTTGGCTACCACCATTGCTGTTTTTAGTCCGTGGGCGTGAGCCAGGGTAAAGACCGTCTCGACCGCGATTGTAGCTTGCCCGGGCCTCCACCTATTTTTTAGCATCCCGTGCCTCTTGGGAGTGAGGCCTGTCAGCATGGATGTATGAGAAGGGATCGTTTTGGGGGGGAAGATGGTCTGGGCGCGGAAGGAGTACGCCCCCCGCTTCCACAGGCGGCTGATGGTCGGAGTTCTGGCCGCACTTAACGCATCCGGG
This region includes:
- a CDS encoding ectonucleotide pyrophosphatase/phosphodiesterase, encoding MFMRLISLTLVAFFSITGGPGLVNARPAVRRVVVVSIDGARPDALSAARTPTISRLWKRGAYSFRAQTIFPPKTIPSHTSMLTGLTPKRHGMLKNRWRPGQATIAVETVFTLAHAHGLKTAMVVAKPKLAFLKKEGSPRHVKIISAPAPEVASWAAWVLESKRPHLLFIHFNDPNQQGHHYGWMTPPYFDALSRVDQGIGILLQALEKSELLSETVLILTADHGGHDRTHSRDIPEDMTIPWIAFGPGIREGYEILDDIVTIDTAATILYILNLPIPDGWEGRPLRSIFQ